From one Culex quinquefasciatus strain JHB chromosome 3, VPISU_Cqui_1.0_pri_paternal, whole genome shotgun sequence genomic stretch:
- the LOC6046222 gene encoding 39S ribosomal protein L19, mitochondrial: MNIVQKKLLAGGFSWINLTRRLGPVSFSTKPEPLPSASRATSNTSTTTTTSSTSGGSSERKSIVPPDYRFVYQEFLPDPKIEWRNPIREKLERLDMLDRRANIDIPEFYVGSVVAVTCSDVHAVGKTSRFLGICILREKCGLRARFILRNVVDNQGVEVMYDMYDPTLLKVEVLRLEKRLDEHLLYLRDALDEYSTFDLNMEAEILPEGAPVPVNDVKVTLKPRPWYARWERHNLAGVANVDEHTNEKKARKAARVATPWERFDLMKQYRRTIPDEEQKEIFAEVYSQLHQLELTRKKLKRKRTFVKPTKLA; encoded by the exons ATGAATATCGTTCAAAAGAAGCTACtagccggcggattttcctggATAAACTTAACCCGGCGATTAG GTCCAGTGTCCTTCTCCACCAAACCGGAACCACTTCCCTCGGCATCACGTGCCACGAGCAACACttcaaccaccaccaccacctcctCAACCTCCGGCGGAAGCTCGGAGCGTAAAAGCATCGTCCCGCCCGACTACCGCTTCGTGTACCAGGAGTTTTTGCCGGACCCCAAGATCGAATGGCGCAACCCGATCCGTGAGAAGCTCGAACGGCTGGACATGCTGGACCGGCGGGCCAACATCGACATTCCGGAGTTTTACGTCGGTTCGGTGGTGGCCGTCACGTGCTCGGACGTGCACGCCGTGGGAAAGACGTCGCGCTTTCTGGGCATTTGTATTCTGCGCGAAAAGTGTGGCCTCCGGGCGCGGTTCATCCTGCGCAACGTGGTGGACAACCAGGGCGTCGAGGTGATGTACGACATGTACGATCCGACGCTGCTGAAGGTGGAAGTGCTGCGGCTGGAGAAGCGATTGGACGAACATTTGCTTTACTTGCGTGACGCCCTGGACGAGTACAGCACGTTCGACCTGAACATGGAGGCGGAGATTCTGCCCGAGGGAGCGCCGGTGCCGGTGAATGACGTCAAGGTGACGCTTAAGCCGCGACCCTGGTACGCCCGCTGGGAGCGGCACAACCTGGCCGGAGTGGCCAACGTGGACGAGCACACGAACGAGAAGAAGGCACGCAAGGCGGCGCGAGTGGCCACCCCGTGGGAGCGGTTCGACTTGATGAAGCAGTACCGGCGAACGATTCCGGACGAGGAGCAGAAGGAGATCTTCGCCGAGGTGTACTCGCAGCTGCACCAGCTCGAGCTGACGCGGAAGAAGCTCAAGCGGAAGCGCACCTTTGTGAAGCCGACGAAGTTGGCTTAA